The following are encoded in a window of Salinibacter ruber DSM 13855 genomic DNA:
- a CDS encoding DUF5686 and carboxypeptidase-like regulatory domain-containing protein, whose translation MARRTAPRLFYLVLLPLLLLAIGPAAAHAQDTTAALLEGRVVDAETGDPLPQANLRIADTYQGTITNVDGQYTLALDSLPATVVVRYVGYESVRRRITADTPPRQTFRLAPSTVQMEEVRVTGSGNPGETIMRRVIENKQEWWPALKSYSVEAYNRFTLANDTAIAAVAESQTTAFWDAERGTREVVRSQRGTANLQGIAESALPAAATVLNLYKDNVGVFGNQMVGVTHPDALDYYDFTLDTTRAIDGRQAFRIEVEPANRLSSTFRGTVTVLDSTYALLEAQLRPTPSLSTPRMLKEVDITFEQQFSNFGGPYWLPVDFRARRDLNAQLSALISFSDIRIRQVSRLNEYQINEPLPDSLYDADGEADEIAVRADSTVGIQAPSSAQPDSLGGGPFVPYSQDEQTAYEQIDSTDTVQDAFDPGGLYGWLQDLGLVEEGLSFGGDADETAASDTTDGAGDEATASFVDVEGGLPVLRFNRVEGGHFGLRLDLGVGPLAVTGRGGYNTGPSGSTQWSYGGEATLPLGDDTDLSAGYHYGIEPRYRARSRIAPLWARLSNSLWTLAGAPDYFDYFGNERLHVSVRHAFSSPNLGLALQLRNERHFSVAKSTDYDALGRSVTQPVNPSVGDGRLRSVALTATLGDGGLLGVLPINRLQVSVEHSDPGLAASDFDFTRLEAVADARIETFFQRRFRPNALDLRVDAGASFGALPLQRFGVIEASPQPYTPFGALRTLDDRPYQGEHHVALFWEHNFRTVPFELLGWQAPVEQDIELLLHGGHGRTWIDDGTEQRLLRRGAAVQRADGFHHEVGLSVNGLLEDTLRLDLTKRLDARGFSVGVSVLRFL comes from the coding sequence ATGGCCCGACGCACTGCCCCGCGTCTTTTCTACCTCGTCCTACTGCCCCTTCTCCTGCTGGCGATCGGCCCTGCCGCCGCCCACGCGCAAGACACGACCGCCGCCCTCCTGGAGGGACGCGTGGTGGACGCGGAGACCGGGGACCCCCTGCCGCAGGCCAATCTCCGCATCGCGGACACGTACCAGGGCACCATCACGAACGTGGACGGGCAGTACACCCTGGCGCTCGACAGCCTGCCGGCCACCGTCGTCGTGCGCTACGTCGGCTACGAGTCCGTCCGCCGCCGCATCACCGCCGACACGCCGCCGCGGCAGACCTTCCGCCTGGCGCCCTCGACCGTGCAGATGGAGGAGGTACGGGTGACGGGCTCCGGAAATCCGGGCGAGACCATCATGCGGCGCGTCATTGAGAACAAGCAGGAGTGGTGGCCGGCGCTCAAGAGCTATTCGGTGGAGGCGTACAACCGGTTCACACTGGCCAATGACACGGCGATTGCCGCCGTGGCCGAGAGCCAAACCACGGCGTTCTGGGACGCGGAGCGGGGCACCCGAGAGGTGGTGCGCTCCCAGCGCGGCACCGCCAACCTGCAAGGCATTGCCGAGTCGGCCCTCCCCGCCGCCGCGACGGTCCTCAACCTGTACAAGGACAACGTCGGGGTCTTCGGGAATCAGATGGTCGGCGTCACCCACCCCGACGCGCTCGACTACTACGACTTTACGCTCGACACCACGCGCGCCATCGACGGACGGCAGGCCTTCCGCATCGAGGTGGAGCCGGCCAATCGCCTCTCGTCCACGTTCCGGGGCACCGTGACGGTGCTTGACAGCACCTATGCCCTGCTCGAGGCCCAACTCCGCCCCACCCCCTCGCTGAGCACGCCGCGGATGCTGAAGGAGGTCGATATCACCTTCGAGCAGCAATTCTCCAACTTCGGCGGGCCGTACTGGCTGCCCGTCGACTTCCGGGCCCGGCGCGACCTAAACGCGCAGTTGTCCGCGCTTATTTCGTTCTCCGACATTCGTATTCGCCAGGTCAGCCGCCTGAACGAGTATCAGATCAACGAGCCGCTTCCCGATTCGCTCTATGACGCCGACGGCGAGGCCGACGAGATCGCGGTGCGTGCCGATAGCACGGTGGGCATTCAGGCCCCCTCCAGCGCCCAGCCCGACTCGCTGGGGGGCGGCCCGTTCGTGCCGTACTCGCAGGACGAGCAGACGGCATACGAGCAGATCGACAGCACCGACACGGTGCAGGACGCGTTCGATCCGGGCGGGCTCTACGGATGGCTTCAGGACCTCGGTCTCGTCGAGGAGGGACTCAGCTTTGGAGGGGACGCGGACGAGACGGCCGCGTCCGACACGACGGATGGGGCCGGCGACGAAGCAACTGCCTCGTTCGTCGACGTGGAGGGCGGGCTTCCGGTTCTTCGCTTCAACCGCGTGGAGGGGGGGCACTTCGGCCTGCGGCTCGACCTCGGCGTCGGGCCGCTCGCCGTCACGGGGCGGGGCGGCTACAACACCGGCCCGTCGGGATCCACGCAGTGGTCGTACGGGGGCGAGGCCACCCTGCCATTGGGCGACGACACGGACCTGTCCGCCGGGTACCACTACGGCATCGAGCCACGCTACCGGGCCCGCTCCCGCATCGCCCCGCTCTGGGCACGCCTCTCAAACAGCCTCTGGACGCTCGCGGGGGCGCCGGACTACTTCGACTACTTCGGCAATGAGCGCCTCCACGTGTCCGTCCGGCACGCCTTCTCCAGTCCCAACCTGGGGCTGGCCCTCCAGCTCCGCAACGAGCGTCACTTCTCCGTCGCGAAGAGCACGGACTACGATGCCCTTGGCCGCTCCGTCACGCAGCCGGTGAACCCTTCGGTGGGGGACGGCCGGCTGCGGTCGGTCGCGCTCACCGCCACGCTGGGCGACGGCGGGCTGCTCGGCGTTCTCCCCATCAACCGCCTGCAGGTGTCCGTGGAGCACAGCGATCCAGGGCTTGCGGCGAGCGACTTTGACTTCACGCGACTGGAGGCGGTGGCCGACGCCCGCATCGAAACGTTTTTCCAGCGCCGCTTCCGTCCCAACGCGTTGGATCTTCGGGTCGATGCCGGGGCTTCGTTTGGGGCCCTCCCCCTACAGCGCTTCGGCGTGATCGAGGCGAGCCCGCAGCCCTACACGCCGTTCGGGGCCCTCCGCACGCTCGACGACCGCCCGTACCAGGGCGAGCACCACGTGGCCCTCTTCTGGGAGCACAACTTCCGGACGGTGCCCTTCGAGCTCCTCGGGTGGCAGGCGCCGGTCGAGCAGGACATTGAGCTCCTCCTGCACGGCGGCCACGGGCGCACCTGGATCGACGACGGCACCGAGCAGCGGCTTCTACGGCGCGGCGCTGCGGTTCAACGGGCGGACGGATTCCACCACGAGGTGGGCCTCTCGGTCAACGGCCTGCTTGAGGATACCCTGCGCCTCGACCTCACCAAGCGGCTCGACGCGCGCGGGTTCAGTGTGGGCGTGAGTGTGCTTCGGTTTCTGTAG
- a CDS encoding ABC transporter ATP-binding protein, with the protein MEALATNGAPTNASDRALIEVNGLKKRYMMGSQEVWALDGVTLSIEEGDYVAVMGPSGSGKSTFMNMLGCLDTPTSGTYHLRGEDVSTFSDDELAEIRNHEIGFVFQTFNLLPRVNCLRNAELPLIYAGMSKRDRRERAAEALRSVGLGDRLDHRPNELSGGQRQRVATARALVNRPALLLADEPTGNLDTETGDEIMELLEGLHRQGNTILLVTHEEAIAHHARRVIHLRDGKLEREETVEEPALAGADISIG; encoded by the coding sequence ATGGAAGCACTCGCCACCAACGGGGCCCCGACCAACGCGTCGGACCGGGCCCTCATCGAAGTGAATGGGCTGAAGAAGCGATACATGATGGGGAGCCAGGAAGTGTGGGCGCTCGATGGTGTCACGCTCTCGATCGAAGAGGGCGACTACGTGGCCGTCATGGGGCCCTCCGGCTCGGGGAAGTCGACGTTCATGAATATGCTCGGGTGCCTCGACACGCCCACGAGCGGCACCTATCACCTCCGGGGCGAGGACGTGAGCACGTTCTCCGACGACGAGCTCGCGGAGATTCGCAACCACGAGATTGGGTTCGTCTTTCAGACGTTCAACCTGCTTCCCCGCGTCAACTGCCTGCGCAACGCCGAGCTGCCGCTCATTTACGCCGGCATGTCGAAGCGCGACCGGCGCGAGCGGGCGGCGGAGGCGCTCCGCAGTGTGGGGCTCGGCGACCGCCTCGACCACCGCCCCAACGAGCTGTCGGGGGGGCAGCGCCAGCGTGTGGCGACGGCCCGGGCCCTCGTGAACCGCCCCGCGCTCCTGCTGGCCGACGAGCCGACCGGCAACCTCGACACGGAGACCGGCGACGAGATCATGGAGCTCCTGGAGGGGCTCCACCGGCAGGGCAATACCATTCTGCTCGTGACCCACGAGGAGGCCATCGCCCATCACGCCCGCCGCGTCATCCACCTCCGCGACGGAAAACTGGAGCGCGAGGAAACGGTGGAGGAGCCGGCGCTGGCGGGCGCGGACATCTCGATTGGATAG
- a CDS encoding efflux RND transporter periplasmic adaptor subunit has product MASSKSTSNRMLYAGGGLLLVLLVAGGLGWQLGWFGGGERGLQVESERAERRTITEVVTAFGRAQPEVEVEISPDVSGEIVELPVKEGDVVQQGDLLARLKADDYRAAVERAEAGVSEAKATLAQRRADSVQARRTYDRQKKLYEKEVVSASDFEDAKSTYEQAVAQLQAARFRVESARADLQDAREQLQKTRIYAPMSGTLTRLEVEEGERVVGTQQRAGTEMMRVSRLGQMELEVDVNESDVVNVASRDSATIEFDAHPDRSFQGAVTEIANSARIQNEGSQNEVTNFPVTIRVLDNPNTGLTSGDEGAIARPEVPREGARSPVIRPGMSGAVDIYTETAEEAVAVPIQAVTVRDFAETRSGDASGAAAQGDGAAEDLRRVVFVAEGDSARMVEVNTGIADDTYMEITAGLEGGETVITGPYSAVSRELEPGMKIQTGEQEGQSGETIAMTQ; this is encoded by the coding sequence ATGGCCTCCTCGAAGAGCACCTCGAATCGCATGTTGTACGCGGGCGGCGGCCTGCTGCTCGTCCTCCTCGTTGCCGGGGGCCTCGGGTGGCAACTGGGGTGGTTTGGCGGCGGTGAGCGCGGCCTGCAGGTCGAGTCGGAGCGGGCCGAGCGCCGCACCATCACCGAGGTGGTGACGGCCTTCGGCCGCGCCCAGCCCGAGGTGGAGGTCGAGATCAGCCCCGACGTGTCGGGGGAGATTGTGGAGCTTCCCGTAAAGGAGGGCGACGTGGTGCAGCAGGGCGACCTGCTCGCCCGCCTCAAGGCCGACGATTACCGGGCCGCCGTGGAGCGGGCCGAGGCGGGCGTCTCGGAGGCGAAGGCCACCCTCGCCCAGCGCCGGGCCGACTCGGTGCAGGCCCGCCGCACCTACGACCGACAGAAGAAGTTGTACGAGAAGGAGGTCGTCTCGGCGAGCGACTTCGAGGACGCCAAGTCCACGTACGAGCAGGCCGTGGCGCAGCTGCAGGCGGCGCGCTTCCGGGTCGAGAGCGCGCGGGCCGACCTCCAGGACGCCCGCGAGCAGCTCCAGAAGACCCGCATCTATGCCCCCATGTCGGGCACGCTTACGCGGCTCGAGGTGGAGGAGGGCGAGCGCGTGGTGGGGACCCAGCAGCGGGCCGGGACCGAAATGATGCGCGTGTCGCGGCTCGGGCAGATGGAGCTGGAGGTGGACGTCAACGAGAGCGACGTGGTGAACGTCGCGTCGCGGGACTCCGCCACGATTGAGTTCGACGCGCACCCCGACCGTTCCTTCCAGGGGGCCGTCACGGAGATCGCCAACTCGGCCCGCATCCAGAACGAGGGAAGCCAGAACGAGGTAACCAATTTCCCCGTCACGATCCGGGTGCTCGACAACCCCAACACCGGGCTTACGAGCGGCGACGAGGGCGCCATTGCGCGCCCCGAGGTCCCGCGCGAGGGCGCACGCTCACCGGTGATTCGCCCCGGCATGAGTGGGGCGGTCGACATCTACACCGAGACCGCAGAGGAGGCGGTGGCCGTGCCCATCCAGGCCGTCACCGTGCGCGACTTCGCCGAGACCCGCTCCGGCGATGCGTCCGGCGCGGCCGCACAGGGCGACGGGGCGGCGGAGGACCTGCGCCGCGTCGTGTTCGTGGCGGAGGGCGACTCGGCCCGGATGGTGGAGGTGAACACCGGCATCGCCGACGACACGTACATGGAAATTACGGCCGGCCTGGAGGGGGGCGAGACGGTCATCACCGGGCCGTATAGTGCCGTCAGCCGCGAGCTGGAGCCCGGGATGAAGATCCAAACCGGCGAACAGGAGGGCCAGTCGGGCGAAACCATCGCCATGACCCAGTAG
- a CDS encoding TolC family protein produces the protein MRRLPLFRPVSTGLSLLAVLLVFGAAPATAQMQPPQDTTQVTFDEAVRTALDQNTNIKRAQAQARQSNVQVRSEWMDFAPNLSIDSDVTRRVGRNFSQVTGDFTTQSTDFFNLSGRSSITLFNGFENISSLRGAREQAGADQTNLKRTRREVVFDVMDQFISLVESREIVRVRREQVTAQRQRLRQIEQFVEAGSRPESDLFTAEADLADAEQQLLQGKREREVTQTRLIQTLQLNPREAYDFRVPDLEGATLDSSRQELPALIDEAFQKRLDLRVAEAERRAAEQGVRSARSAYYPTLSLSGSYGTDWSSRGVAGNASDDFTNQLDVNRGGGLSLSISIPIFDRLQRSNQVEQAQVQAQDAEYALQDQRQEIALQVRQSYLDYRNAVQQLEAANKRLRAAERARTAAQERYELGSADIVELQNAIRDYVDAASQQVRARYELFFQQKRIDYNVGRLSPSAPLLGAPAEP, from the coding sequence ATGCGACGACTTCCCCTCTTCCGTCCCGTCTCGACTGGGCTGAGCCTCCTCGCCGTTCTCCTCGTGTTCGGGGCCGCCCCGGCGACCGCGCAGATGCAGCCGCCGCAGGACACCACGCAGGTCACGTTCGACGAGGCGGTGCGCACCGCCCTCGACCAGAACACCAACATCAAGCGGGCCCAGGCCCAGGCCCGGCAGTCCAACGTTCAGGTGCGGTCCGAGTGGATGGACTTTGCGCCCAATCTGAGTATCGATTCGGACGTCACGCGGCGCGTCGGGCGCAACTTTAGTCAGGTGACGGGCGATTTCACCACGCAGTCGACGGACTTTTTCAACCTGAGCGGCCGGTCGAGCATCACGCTCTTCAACGGGTTCGAGAACATTTCCTCCCTCCGGGGGGCCCGCGAGCAGGCGGGGGCGGATCAGACCAACCTGAAGCGCACGCGGCGGGAGGTGGTGTTCGACGTGATGGACCAGTTCATCTCGCTGGTCGAGAGCCGCGAGATCGTGCGGGTCCGCCGGGAACAGGTGACGGCCCAGCGCCAGCGCCTCCGGCAGATTGAGCAGTTCGTGGAGGCGGGCTCCCGGCCTGAGTCGGACCTGTTCACCGCCGAGGCCGATCTGGCCGACGCCGAGCAGCAGCTCCTGCAGGGGAAGCGCGAGCGGGAGGTCACCCAGACCCGGCTCATCCAGACCCTGCAGCTCAATCCCCGGGAGGCCTACGACTTTCGGGTGCCCGACTTGGAGGGGGCAACCCTGGACTCCAGCCGGCAGGAGCTGCCCGCCCTGATCGACGAGGCGTTCCAGAAGCGCCTGGACCTGCGCGTGGCGGAGGCCGAGCGGCGGGCGGCCGAGCAGGGCGTCCGGTCTGCGCGGTCGGCCTACTACCCCACCTTGTCGCTGAGCGGAAGCTACGGGACGGACTGGTCGAGCAGGGGGGTGGCGGGAAACGCGAGCGATGACTTCACCAATCAGCTCGACGTAAACCGGGGCGGCGGCCTCTCGTTGTCCATCAGTATTCCCATCTTCGACCGGCTCCAGCGTAGCAACCAAGTGGAGCAGGCCCAGGTGCAGGCGCAGGACGCCGAGTACGCACTCCAGGACCAGCGCCAGGAGATTGCCCTGCAGGTGCGGCAGTCGTACCTCGACTACCGGAATGCGGTGCAGCAGCTAGAGGCGGCGAACAAGCGCCTTCGGGCCGCCGAGCGGGCCCGCACGGCCGCCCAGGAGCGCTACGAGCTCGGGTCCGCCGACATCGTGGAGCTGCAGAACGCGATTCGCGATTACGTCGATGCGGCCAGCCAGCAGGTCCGGGCCCGATACGAGCTCTTCTTCCAGCAGAAGCGCATCGACTACAATGTGGGACGGCTCTCCCCGTCTGCGCCCCTCCTGGGCGCGCCGGCCGAGCCGTAG
- a CDS encoding ABC transporter permease — MSGFETIREALQALRANKLRSALTLLGIVIGVFAVIAAVTAVDVIDQYFKSSIQGFGASTFSVERYDYGGGDGPGRYHPPITHDQVLRLKERVGTDLTVSVSERYDGGVKAQSDRQETNPNVSLYGTDEAFLSNFGYEMRAGRPFVEQDVQGGRPVALLGSDVADVLFPAVSPLGQQVRIGRVRLEVVGVLAEKAGLFRSPNTRVYAPLTHLAGAYGSGGRNMDDTRIRAASPRQLTAAEDEVRSQLRVIRQVEPGAPSTFNIESSDFLRSTFGQFTSTLTTGGALVGLISLLAAGVGIMNIMLVSVTERTKEIGIRKAVGAKWRNILGQFLLEAIILCQIGGLIGIVLGGLGGNLAALYWDISPSFPWMWAAIAVGGVTLLAIVFGGYPAYKAARLDPIESLRYE; from the coding sequence ATGAGCGGATTCGAGACAATCCGGGAGGCGCTTCAGGCGCTCCGGGCCAACAAATTGCGCTCCGCCCTCACCCTGCTCGGCATCGTCATCGGGGTCTTTGCGGTCATCGCCGCCGTGACGGCCGTGGACGTGATCGACCAGTACTTCAAGAGCTCGATTCAGGGCTTCGGGGCGTCGACGTTCTCGGTGGAGCGGTACGACTACGGGGGCGGCGACGGGCCCGGGCGCTACCATCCGCCCATCACGCACGACCAGGTTCTGCGCCTCAAGGAACGGGTGGGCACCGACCTGACGGTCAGCGTGAGCGAACGGTACGACGGCGGGGTCAAGGCCCAGTCGGACCGGCAGGAGACGAACCCGAACGTGTCGCTCTACGGCACCGACGAGGCGTTCCTGTCCAACTTCGGCTACGAGATGCGGGCAGGGCGCCCCTTCGTGGAGCAGGACGTGCAGGGGGGGCGCCCGGTGGCCCTTCTCGGGTCGGACGTGGCCGACGTGCTCTTCCCGGCCGTCAGCCCACTCGGCCAGCAGGTGCGAATCGGGCGGGTGCGGCTGGAGGTGGTGGGGGTCCTGGCCGAGAAGGCGGGGCTGTTTCGGAGCCCGAACACGCGGGTGTACGCCCCCCTCACGCACCTTGCGGGGGCGTACGGAAGCGGCGGCCGCAACATGGACGACACGCGCATCCGGGCCGCCTCGCCCCGCCAACTGACGGCCGCGGAAGACGAGGTGCGAAGCCAGTTGCGGGTCATTCGGCAGGTGGAGCCCGGGGCCCCGAGCACCTTCAACATCGAGTCGAGCGACTTCCTCCGGAGCACCTTCGGCCAGTTCACGAGCACGCTCACGACGGGCGGGGCGCTCGTGGGGCTCATCTCCCTGCTGGCCGCCGGGGTGGGCATCATGAACATCATGCTCGTCTCCGTGACCGAACGAACGAAAGAGATTGGCATCCGAAAGGCGGTGGGGGCGAAGTGGCGCAACATCCTGGGCCAGTTTCTGCTGGAGGCGATCATCCTGTGCCAAATTGGGGGCCTGATCGGCATCGTGCTGGGGGGGCTGGGCGGCAACCTAGCGGCCCTCTACTGGGACATCAGCCCCTCCTTCCCGTGGATGTGGGCGGCCATTGCCGTGGGGGGCGTCACCCTGCTGGCCATCGTCTTCGGCGGCTACCCGGCCTACAAGGCCGCCCGTCTCGACCCGATTGAATCCCTCCGATACGAGTAG
- a CDS encoding ABC transporter permease yields the protein MRRFVFEVVEGVRIAGQAIWANKMRSTLTTLGVIIGIAAVTLMATVINGLDQEFEKALSQLGTDVLYVDQFPWGQNADREWWRLRNRPAIQPALAETIQERSRFAEAAAPMIDTDQQTTYRGREVEAEVMGSPPQYGRIRNVELRRGRFYTQAEERAGRQVCVIGATIAEELFPAITPLGKEVKMGGVPCTVVGVQTKKGESMFGGPGSPDERILMPFRTYDKVFGVSRREGVTVMAKVGNSALMNRAEEELTGIVRTARGVGPGEENNFAINDQQQVMDSFASVRIAIYGVGLFLTGLALVVGGIGVMNIMFVSVRERTKEIGIRKAVGAKRRTILFQFLVEAVIVCLIGGVLGLGLSALGTMGVSALGLNASLPAQTVGLAFAICVGVGILFGIAPAWQAATADPIDALRYE from the coding sequence ATGCGCCGTTTTGTCTTCGAAGTCGTGGAGGGGGTCCGCATTGCCGGGCAGGCCATCTGGGCCAACAAGATGCGGTCGACGCTCACCACGCTCGGCGTCATCATCGGCATTGCGGCGGTGACGCTGATGGCGACCGTCATCAACGGGCTTGACCAGGAATTTGAGAAGGCCCTCTCGCAGCTCGGCACGGACGTGCTGTACGTGGACCAGTTTCCGTGGGGGCAAAACGCCGATCGCGAATGGTGGCGGCTGCGCAATCGCCCCGCCATTCAGCCGGCCCTGGCCGAGACCATCCAGGAGCGCTCGCGCTTTGCCGAGGCCGCGGCGCCGATGATCGACACGGATCAACAGACGACCTACCGGGGGCGAGAGGTTGAGGCCGAGGTTATGGGGTCGCCGCCCCAGTACGGGCGAATCCGAAACGTTGAGCTCCGTCGGGGCCGATTCTACACCCAAGCCGAGGAACGGGCGGGCCGACAGGTCTGCGTGATCGGGGCCACCATTGCCGAGGAGCTCTTTCCGGCCATCACCCCGCTCGGGAAAGAAGTCAAGATGGGAGGGGTCCCCTGCACGGTCGTGGGGGTGCAGACAAAGAAGGGAGAAAGCATGTTCGGGGGGCCCGGGTCGCCGGACGAGCGCATTCTCATGCCGTTTCGCACCTACGACAAGGTTTTTGGCGTCAGTCGCCGAGAGGGGGTGACCGTCATGGCGAAGGTCGGGAATTCGGCCTTGATGAACCGGGCCGAGGAGGAACTGACCGGCATCGTGCGGACGGCCCGCGGGGTGGGGCCGGGGGAGGAGAACAATTTTGCGATCAACGACCAGCAGCAGGTCATGGACAGCTTCGCGAGTGTGCGAATCGCCATCTACGGGGTGGGGCTGTTCCTGACCGGGCTCGCGCTGGTGGTCGGGGGCATCGGGGTAATGAACATCATGTTCGTGTCGGTGCGGGAGCGCACGAAAGAAATCGGCATCCGCAAGGCGGTGGGGGCGAAGCGGCGCACCATTCTGTTCCAGTTTCTCGTCGAGGCCGTCATTGTGTGTCTGATCGGGGGCGTGCTCGGGCTCGGGCTTTCCGCCCTCGGGACGATGGGGGTGAGCGCGTTGGGGCTTAACGCCTCCCTGCCGGCCCAGACGGTGGGACTGGCCTTCGCCATCTGCGTCGGGGTGGGCATCCTATTCGGCATCGCGCCGGCCTGGCAGGCCGCCACGGCCGACCCCATCGACGCGCTCCGATATGAGTAG